The following is a genomic window from Neurospora crassa OR74A linkage group III, whole genome shotgun sequence.
AAATGATTGACTGACTTAGTGAATAATGTTTGGTATGAGGACTGAGCATGAATGGGTTCTGTATATGTGTCTACGGACGATAAACTGGAAGAGTAATGAGATGCAGCGAGTTGTTTGAGTTTTTGATGTTTATTCTTTTAGATAGATATTTTGAGCGAGAAGTGTACATGTAGCGCCGGCAGTACCAAGGATGGCATTGACAATGTTGGTTGACTGGAATATGACCATGTGCGTGGTTGCGTGAACTCGAAAAACATAGTTGGTTTTGGGATCCATCTCCTTGACAACGATTACATTGCACATCTTACCATCACTGCAGTGGtgggaaaagggggggaagTTGGAAAATCTGGGGAAGTACATGTGCTATGTACCTAACTGCTGAATCCTCGGTCCCGTGACTGAACCGTACCTGATATGGCTTAGCGCCCGATAAGAAAACTCGTCATGGTCGGTGCGATTCGAGGTCCAATCCAACTTTTTGAAACTCTCAGGTCACTGTCCACTGTCCAGCAGAGTTGCCCGTCAAAAAGCAGGTTGTTTTGCTCACACGCTGTGCCTGTATCCACTTATCCGATTTCTCCGATTTCTCAATTGCAACAGACATCCACAAAGCCGATAACATTACCTCGATTCCATACCTGTCGGGCCCAAGTCattactaccaccaccaccaccaacgatAGTCCTTCTACCTAttccaccacccacccacatAATCCAAAATGGTTCAGCTTACCGAGGTCGAAGACGAGCACTTCCAGCAGCCGCAGGTCGGCcctgaggaggatgacgaggatttCACTGACACTGGTGAGTGAAGCTTTCCTCTACTGTCGAGgacaaagaaagagaggagTCTCGGGCTGGAGGGGTTATAAGGACTTGTACGACTACGTCACTGTCGCCATCACCAAATACCCATGGCATCCCGACGCCGTCCATCCTAAGTCATGCTACCGTGACGCCCACGCCAAAACGACGACCTATCAGACGCAGTTGCCAGCCAACATCGATATACctacacatacacacacacacacgtcTTCCTTTAACATACAATGATATACTTGAGTCCTATCAGTCCAACAATCACGCGCCATACTGCCACCCTCCAATATAGCCTCAACATCTCTAGCCCGAGTCCTCTCGATACAACACATTGCCACCATGGGCCTGTTCTCCTCTTGAGTCTAGACAGGTAGTCGGAACGACAAGGCCAAACCCACTAACCCCACGCCTCTACACATAAACAGACTCCGAGATCTCCGTCGACTCCGACTACGAGTCCCAAGAGACCTTCACCGACCGCCTGTACGCCCTGCGCGACATGGTCAGCCCCACCACGCGCGGCTGGTTCTACCACAAGtactccaccaccaccaactttGTCAAGTCGACACTCTCCTTCGCCGGCCGCGCCGCCTGGGCCGTTTCTGTTTCGGGACTGCTGATCGGCGTCCCCTTCGCCATTGCCTTCGCCGAGGACCAGAACTACGCCGCTATGGAGCAGGAGGCGCGCATGCGCGAGCTTGGCTCTGATGTTCTCactgctggtggtgagggaCAGGCTGGTACGGCCGAGAAGACCTTGGCTGCTATCGGTGGCGAGGGGGCTAGGCCTGCGCTCTAAAGAGGGAAGCAGCGAGTCTTGGTGTGGAAAATGAAA
Proteins encoded in this region:
- the tom22 gene encoding mitochondrial import receptor subunit Tom22 produces the protein MVQLTEVEDEHFQQPQVGPEEDDEDFTDTDSEISVDSDYESQETFTDRLYALRDMVSPTTRGWFYHKYSTTTNFVKSTLSFAGRAAWAVSVSGLLIGVPFAIAFAEDQNYAAMEQEARMRELGSDVLTAGGEGQAGTAEKTLAAIGGEGARPAL